One Hypanus sabinus isolate sHypSab1 chromosome 4, sHypSab1.hap1, whole genome shotgun sequence genomic region harbors:
- the kbtbd7 gene encoding kelch repeat and BTB domain-containing protein 7 codes for MEALQCLSGPEQLEDAAYAGALLRELKSFYDARLLVDVTLEVDGGSRFLCNRNVLAAASPYFRSMFTGGLFESKQQSVTIHDVDSDSMALIIDYCYTGRVTVCEASVQKLYVAANMLQLEYVRQACAAFMARRLDLYNCAGILKFADAFDNVELKEKALAFIACNLQHLCKTEELCELSLEQIKEILKLDTLDVDSEGKVCAVAIQWIESNITERAAHALEVLRCVRWHHFSEKDRLGVDALKSQLFVENKSLVSALDDLSAPKGVDVSTSIHNSSKRIGFSAKEMVIFFGHRKEPFLCYDPYSGDIYAMSSPLTSPALTKSISSLAVCVSPDNDIFLAAQPSKQLWVYNAVQNSWQQLAERLLAREGMDVAYLNGYIYILGGRDPSTGLKVKEVECYSIQRNQWIFVAPLPHALHSFELITVGDCLYAVNNKRMLCYVPERNQWLNCASLKRSEFQEACVFNEEIYCICDIPVIKVYNPSKGEWRKISDIPIDANIHNFQIVCHGNKLLLITTIVPQWRKNRVTVHQYDASNDQWVNIGTMLGLLHYDSDFICLSARLYPSCLEPGQSFISEEDDIRSESSADWDFEGSSDIDSESGSSSSFSDDVWQPPGGLRVERIQQNGHSVPPDNRLPHMNGQSGN; via the exons ATGGAGGCTCTGCAGTGCCTTTCGGGTCCCGAGCAGCTGGAGGACGCGGCTTATGCTGGGGCTTTGCTCCGGGAGCTCAAGTCCTTCTACGATGCGCGGCTGCTGGTGGATGTAACGCTGGAGGTGGACGGCGGCAGTCGCTTCCTGTGCAACCGGAACGTGCTGGCAGCCGCCAGCCCCTACTTCAGGAGTATGTTCACGGGCGGCCTGTTCGAGAGCAAACAGCAGAGCGTCACCATCCACGACGTGGACTCGGACTCGATGGCGCTCATCATCGACTACTGCTACACCGGCCGCGTCACCGTGTGCGAGGCCAGCGTGCAGAAGCTGTACGTGGCGGCCAACATGCTGCAGCTCGAGTACGTGAGGCAGGCTTGCGCCGCCTTCATGGCGCGGCGCCTCGACCTCTACAACTGTGCCGGCATCTTAAAG TTTGCAGATGCTTTTGACAACGTGGAACTGAAAGAAAAGGCACTTGCTTTCATCGCTTGCAACTTACAGCATTTGTGCAAAACGGAGGAGTTGTGTGAGCTTTCACTGGAACAGATCAAAGAGATACTAAAACTGGATACACTGGATGTTGACAGCGAGGGGAAGGTGTGCGCAGTGGCAATTCAGTGGATTGAATCAAATATCACTGAGCGTGCTGCACATGCACTTGAAGTCTTAAGGTGTGTCAGATGGCATCATTTCAGTGAGAAAGACAGGCTGGGTGTCGATGCACTTAAATCTCAGTTGTTTGTCGAAAACAAGTCTCTTGTTTCCGCTTTGGATGACCTTTCTGCTCCCAAAGGTGTTGATGTGTCTACCAGCATACATAACTCTTCAAAAAGGATTGGATTTAGTGCTAAAGAGATGGTTATATTTTTTGGCCATCGAAAGGAGCCTTTCCTCTGTTACGATCCCTATTCAGGTGACATTTATGCAATGTCTTCACCTTTGACTAGTCCAGCCCTTACAAAGTCCATCAGTTCACTTGCTGTCTGTGTTTCACCAGACAACGATATCTTTTTGGCAGCACAGCCAAGTAAACAACTCTGGGTATATAATGCAGTTCAGAATAGCTGGCAACAGCTTGCCGAACGACTGCTGGCAAGAGAAGGGATGGATGTTGCATATTTGAATGGATACATTTACATTCTGGGTGGTCGTGACCCGTCGACAGGCCTCAAGGTTAAAGAAGTTGAGTGTTACAGTATTCAAAGAAACCAGTGGATTTTTGTAGCCCCCTTGCCTCATGCACTGCACTCATTTGAGCTGATTACAGTTGGAGACTGCTTGTATGCGGTCAATAATAAGAGGATGTTATGCTATGTACCGGAAAGGAATCAGTGGCTGAATTGTGCTTCCTTAAAGCGGAGTGAGTTCCAGGAAGCTTGTGTTTTCAATGAAGAAATTTATTGTATTTGTGACATCCCAGTCATAAAAGTTTACAACCCTTCAAAAGGTGAGTGGCGAAAGATCAGTGATATCCCCATCGATGCCAATATCCACAATTTTCAGATTGTTTGTCATGGCAACAAACTACTTCTCATAACTACCATAGTGCCACAGTGGAGGAAGAACAGAGTGACTGTTCACCAGTACGATGCAAGCAATGATCAGTGGGTCAACATTGGTACAATGCTGGGTTTGCTACACTACGACAGTGACTTTATATGCCTTTCAGCACGTCTATACCCTTCATGCTTGGAGCCTGGGCAGAGCTTTATTAGCGAGGAGGATGATATCCGGAGTGAGTCAAGTGCAGACTGGGATTTTGAAGGCTCAAGTGATATTGACTCAGAGTCAGGGAGCTCAAGTTCATTTTCAGATGATGTTTGGCAGCCACCAGGAGGACTAA